In Candidatus Paceibacterota bacterium, one genomic interval encodes:
- a CDS encoding urease accessory UreF family protein: MVTQTQLALNDAAEWLGDWHPLADQLGSANGLVTLSSVSATLRLAPVHNLTALRHFLREYQTHILLPFELPAIQCAHGHASRHEVRELVEFDGRLGGEPLLRHFALASHRVGQFELRKLRPLRDERVVQRYLRAVESGRARGWHTLVYGLTLSVYSLPLRQGLLGYAHQIIRGFIHSAARSLALSEHQCRALFDALCLPLPGAVEMLLSQPASAQPRRGS, encoded by the coding sequence ATGGTCACGCAAACACAACTGGCGCTGAACGACGCGGCCGAGTGGCTGGGCGACTGGCATCCGCTGGCCGACCAGCTTGGCTCCGCCAACGGGCTCGTCACGCTCAGCTCGGTGTCCGCCACCCTGCGCCTGGCGCCGGTGCATAACCTGACCGCGCTCCGGCATTTCCTGCGGGAATACCAGACGCACATTCTCCTTCCCTTCGAGCTTCCGGCCATCCAATGCGCCCACGGCCACGCGTCCCGTCACGAGGTGCGCGAGCTGGTCGAGTTTGACGGCCGCCTCGGCGGGGAACCTCTCCTCCGCCACTTCGCCCTGGCCAGCCACCGCGTTGGGCAATTCGAATTGCGCAAGCTCCGGCCCCTGCGCGACGAGCGCGTCGTGCAACGCTACCTGCGGGCGGTCGAGAGCGGCCGGGCCCGCGGGTGGCACACCCTGGTTTACGGCCTCACACTCTCAGTCTATTCGCTCCCATTGCGGCAAGGGCTGCTCGGCTACGCGCACCAGATCATCCGCGGCTTCATTCACTCCGCCGCCCGCAGCCTGGCCTTGTCCGAACACCAATGCCGCGCCTTGTTCGATGCCCTTTGCCTCCCTCTCCCCGGCGCGGTCGAGATGCTGCTGTCGCAGCCGGCCTCCGCGCAGCCCAGGCGCGGATCATAA
- a CDS encoding formylglycine-generating enzyme family protein, which yields MSITGDPGSACTIQYRTGLSPASAWQFLTNLTVLSNSPGPVVETGAFTALRFYRAFSQQLPTNVVPQTGMVWIAPGSFVMGSPTNEVLRLANELQHTVTLTKGFYMGKHEVTQGDYLELIGSNPSRFTTQDFHGNPIDPDLSRPVEQVSWNDATNYCGLLTSREQAAGRVPANWVYRLPSEAEWEYACRAETTNAFHFGSAIHGGMANFQTRYEYDAASGDIHIPNPAIPWLARTTTAGSYLPNAWGLHDLHGNVHEWCQDWFGSYPEGNAIDPQGPPSGSGRVFRGGSWDYWGRFCRSASRYSLAPYRSYDYIGFRVVLAPAQS from the coding sequence ATGAGCATCACTGGCGATCCCGGCAGCGCCTGCACGATTCAATACCGCACCGGCCTTTCACCCGCGAGCGCCTGGCAGTTCCTGACCAACCTGACGGTGCTGTCCAACAGCCCCGGTCCGGTGGTGGAAACGGGAGCCTTCACCGCCCTGCGCTTCTACCGGGCATTTTCCCAGCAACTGCCGACGAACGTGGTTCCCCAAACGGGCATGGTGTGGATTGCGCCCGGCTCGTTTGTCATGGGCAGCCCTACCAACGAGGTGCTCAGACTTGCGAATGAACTCCAGCACACCGTGACACTGACGAAGGGGTTTTACATGGGCAAGCACGAGGTGACGCAAGGAGATTACCTGGAGTTGATCGGGAGCAATCCAAGCCGCTTTACCACGCAGGACTTTCATGGGAACCCGATTGACCCGGACTTGAGCCGGCCGGTGGAGCAGGTGAGTTGGAACGACGCAACAAACTACTGCGGGTTGTTGACGAGCCGCGAGCAAGCAGCGGGGCGAGTGCCTGCCAACTGGGTGTATCGTCTGCCGAGCGAGGCCGAGTGGGAATACGCGTGCCGGGCGGAAACAACGAACGCCTTCCATTTCGGGAGCGCGATTCATGGCGGAATGGCGAACTTCCAGACCAGGTACGAATACGACGCCGCCAGCGGAGACATCCATATTCCCAACCCCGCGATTCCGTGGCTGGCTCGCACAACGACGGCAGGCAGCTACCTGCCGAATGCGTGGGGGTTGCATGACCTGCACGGGAATGTGCATGAGTGGTGCCAGGATTGGTTTGGATCATACCCTGAAGGGAATGCCATTGATCCGCAAGGTCCGCCCTCGGGCTCGGGCCGCGTGTTCCGCGGCGGCAGTTGGGACTACTGGGGCCGGTTCTGCCGGTCGGCGTCGCGCTACAGCCTGGCTCCGTACCGCTCGTACGACTACATCGGGTTCCGGGTTGTTCTTGCTCCGGCTCAGTCGTAA
- a CDS encoding transglutaminase domain-containing protein, protein MKAIALLPACLILIVAAPFLTALAAEAPAASTAFTSRDPVVLKALALVKAGKFHRAETLLSAADSRADAEALRARQETSEIIRRTRIEYSLDAAGLLAKIRRSIPDATARDVERWAKASAARYRMIDGKKLYFRREPQNIFLFCDEAKDRRAKAGNAPRESNWKLTDHLKAIVDEAERTGQVEVRPIRHRLTFTLTLRPNTPGVKAGSRLRVWLPYPQEYRQQRDVKLISTSPEPTLIAPSAVDGNPVGGAPQRTIYFEQQVADPTKPIQFKEVFDYNSYAYYPKLDEAKAQPLPPDWNGACLGERPPHIVFAPALRRQAASIIGRETNPLAKARRIFRWVSANIKWNAEDEYGIIPSFATKGITAGRGDCGVQATVFITLCRIAGVPARWQSGLETKPGASWGMHDWAEFYIAPWGWLPADVSYGVQKSEDPRIADFYCGHQDSYRTIFNLDWGRDFVPPKQSLRSEPADLQRGEVEVDGQNLYFDQWDYDIKADLDPGPSPR, encoded by the coding sequence ATGAAAGCAATTGCCCTTCTTCCCGCCTGCTTGATCCTCATCGTGGCAGCGCCGTTCCTCACGGCCCTGGCCGCCGAGGCGCCCGCTGCCTCCACTGCCTTTACCTCGCGGGACCCGGTGGTGCTCAAGGCCCTCGCCCTGGTGAAGGCTGGCAAATTCCACCGGGCCGAGACGTTATTGAGCGCGGCCGACAGTCGGGCCGATGCCGAGGCCCTGCGCGCCCGGCAGGAAACCAGCGAGATCATCCGCCGCACGCGCATCGAATACTCCCTCGATGCCGCCGGTCTCCTCGCCAAGATCAGGAGGTCTATCCCCGACGCCACCGCCCGGGACGTCGAGCGCTGGGCGAAGGCCAGCGCCGCCCGCTACCGCATGATTGACGGCAAGAAACTTTACTTTCGCCGGGAGCCGCAGAACATCTTCCTCTTCTGCGACGAAGCCAAAGACCGCCGCGCCAAGGCCGGCAACGCACCGCGGGAGTCTAATTGGAAGCTGACCGATCACCTCAAAGCCATCGTAGATGAAGCCGAGCGGACTGGCCAGGTCGAGGTCCGCCCCATTCGCCACCGCCTCACCTTCACGCTCACGCTCCGGCCCAACACGCCCGGCGTCAAAGCCGGCTCGCGGTTGCGCGTGTGGCTGCCTTACCCGCAGGAGTATCGCCAGCAGCGCGACGTGAAGCTCATCAGCACTTCACCCGAGCCCACGCTGATCGCCCCCAGTGCGGTGGACGGCAATCCCGTCGGCGGCGCTCCACAGCGCACCATATACTTCGAGCAGCAGGTTGCCGATCCCACGAAACCAATCCAGTTCAAGGAAGTCTTCGACTACAACTCCTACGCCTACTACCCCAAGCTGGATGAAGCAAAGGCGCAGCCGCTGCCGCCCGACTGGAATGGCGCCTGCCTGGGCGAGCGCCCGCCGCACATCGTGTTTGCCCCGGCGTTGCGCCGGCAAGCCGCCAGCATCATCGGACGGGAGACCAACCCGCTGGCCAAGGCGCGCAGGATCTTCCGCTGGGTCAGCGCCAACATCAAGTGGAACGCGGAGGACGAATATGGCATCATTCCCTCCTTCGCCACCAAAGGCATTACCGCCGGCCGGGGCGATTGCGGCGTGCAGGCGACTGTCTTCATAACGCTTTGCCGCATCGCGGGCGTACCGGCCCGCTGGCAGAGCGGTTTGGAAACCAAGCCCGGCGCCTCCTGGGGCATGCACGACTGGGCGGAATTCTACATCGCCCCTTGGGGTTGGCTGCCCGCCGACGTCTCGTACGGCGTGCAGAAATCCGAGGACCCCCGCATCGCCGACTTCTACTGCGGCCATCAGGATAGCTACCGGACCATCTTCAACCTTGATTGGGGCCGCGACTTCGTTCCCCCCAAGCAATCCTTGCGCTCGGAGCCGGCCGACCTGCAGCGCGGCGAGGTTGAGGTGGACGGCCAGAACCTCTACTTCGACCAGTGGGATTACGATATCAAGGCCGACCTCGACCCCGGCCCAAGCCCCAGGTGA